Proteins encoded by one window of Aphis gossypii isolate Hap1 chromosome X, ASM2018417v2, whole genome shotgun sequence:
- the LOC114130367 gene encoding uncharacterized protein LOC114130367 isoform X2 — protein sequence MWPPDISGGFDWTLDVFGWKLDKDQLSIVIVCAIVIIVITSITIVFIIWYCCFCKKKNVQNSCEEEEQRSNTNIPSYSTVFLDPKTGNFIYSNRIVELFPEREGSPDHWFFNDQGEEPVSTNTVPRSASVPPAKQLQSFDPCIREIKEFISNESFDVPNLHYIDNETQNDPCHLPNALPQISEFNPHQFTSSSILENCHTCDGKSITLRTRSLPTHVRNKKRPFSTSDNLSELYAKVNFSKKRKNRMRNDEAAIIAMSKSRSQFLNNKDTDILVDNEAVIVYDERTAL from the exons ATGTGGCCTCCT GATATTTCTGGAGGTTTTGATTGGACCTTGGATGTTTTCGGATGGAAATTAGACAAAGATCAACTGTCAATTGTTATAGTATGTGCTATTGTCATTATAGTAATTACTTCAataacaattgtatttataatttggtattgttgtttttgtaaaaaaaaaaatg tacaaaaCAGTTGTGAAGAAGAAGAACAAAGAAGTAATACTAACATACCTAG ttaTTCCACAGTATTTCTAGACCCCAAAACtggaaattttatatatagtaacCGTATTGTTGAGTTATTTCCTGAAAGAGAAGGTTCTCCTGATCATTGGTTTTTCAATGATCAAGGAGAGGAACCTGTAAGTACAAATACAGTACCACGTTCAGCTTCTGTACCACCAGCAAAACAACTTCAGTCATTT gaTCCTTGTATACGtgaaataaaagaatttattaGCAATGAATCATTTGACGTGCCTAATTTGCATTATATTGACAATGAGACCCAAAATGACCCTTGCCATTTGCCAAACGCTTTACCTCAGATCTCTGAATTTAATCCTCACCAATTCACTTCCAGTAGCA tTTTGGAAAATTGCCATACTTGTGATGGAAAATCTATAACATTACGAACGAGAAGTCTTCCAACACACGTGAGAAACAAGAAACGGCCATTCTCAACATCTGATAATTTATCAGAACTTTATGCCAag gtaAATTTCAGTAAGAAAAGGAAAAATCGCATGAGAAATGATGAAGCTGCCATAATCGCCATGAGCAAATCCAGAAGCCAGTTCCTCAACAACAAAGACACAGATATATTGGTTGACAATGAAGCAGTTATTGTTTATGATGAACGAActgctttataa
- the LOC126552482 gene encoding tigger transposable element-derived protein 6-like yields the protein MQTLTILLVCNMTGTDKRRPLIIGKSKNPRCFRAVKTLPVDYYANSNAWMTSQIFTEFLRKWDKEIKKPRRILLILDNCTAHPNLQNLENIDLKFLPPNTTSLIQPLDQGIIKTMKTYYRKAMRNFIVETIDVCLIPASQIARKITVLEAIHMVVNAWDMVTYKCIINCFRKAGFSQIESDEEESQEVEFIDTNFENWILIDQDLPTFGALSDKDITDLQTKKEEINIDDDEDDDNEETNEDITQKDTRIILEKLKGAVQKYGDNDTFQLFQKRQANMKTKLVDCQVQSKIDSFFKLF from the exons atgcaAACACTTACGATTCTGCTGGTTTGCAACATGACAGGTACGGATAAAAGACGTCCATTAATTATtggtaaaagtaaaaatccaCGCTGTTTTCGAGCCGTTAAAACATTGCCCGTCGATTATTACGCTAATTCAAACGCTTGGATGACTAGTCAAATTTTTACcgaatttttacgaaaatgggacaaagaaataaaaaaaccaagaCGTATTTTACTAATTCTTGATAACTGTACAGCACATccgaatttacaaaatttagaaaacatagatttgaaatttttaccacCAAACACTACGTCACTTATTCAACCTCTTGATCAgggaattataaaaacaatgaaaacttACTATCGAAAAGCAATGCggaattttattgttgaaactATAGATGTATGTTTAATTCCTGCATCACAAATAGCTCGTAAAATAACTGTGCTAGAAGCTATACATATGGTGGTTAATGCTTGGGATATGGTGACTTacaaatgcattattaattgttttcgaAAAGCTGGGTTTTCACAAATTGAGTCAGACGAAGAAGAATCACAGGAGGTCGAATTCATAGATACAAACTTTGAAAATTGGATTTTAATTGATCAAGATTTACCTACTTTTGGAGCATTGTCTGATAAAGACATAACTGATttgcaaacaaaaaaagaagagATTAATATTGACGATGATGAAGATGACGATAACGAAGAGACCAACGAGGATATCACTCAAAAAGATACCAGAATTATTTTGGAAAAGCTAAAAGGAGCTGTTCAAAAATACGGTGATAACGATACTTTTCAATTGTTTCAAAAACGACAG gcTAATATGAAAACTAAATTGGTAGATTGTCAAGTTCAATCAAAAATAGAtagcttttttaaattattttaa
- the LOC114130366 gene encoding THAP domain-containing protein 2-like encodes MSHQNCIACFTNPKNTENVSFHKFPTDEVRRETWIKKLELDTCVISEYTRVCSKHFLPESFSSYYHFKRKQLHPNAVPLSYEEVMNYLESNSQKPTGIVDNAASRDVSRIQM; translated from the exons ATGTCCCACCAAAATTGCATTGCTTGTTTTACAAATCCTAAAAACACTGAAAATGTTTCTTTCCACAA attcccTACAGATGAGGTGAGGCGTGAAACATGGATCAAGAAACTTGAATTAGATACATGCGTTATTTCTGAATATACAAGAGTCtgtagtaaacattttttaccgGAAAGTTTCTCCAGTTACTACCACTTTAAACGTAAACAATTACACCCTAATGCTGTTCCGttaag ctacGAAGaagttatgaattatttggAGAGTAATAGTCAgaa accaACAGGAATTGTTGATAACGCAGCCTCCAGGGATGTTAGTAGAATACAAATGTAG
- the LOC114130367 gene encoding uncharacterized protein LOC114130367 isoform X1, with amino-acid sequence MDNVDNDYLDYSYDDFNNKNDLYTQSNSEENTRGTIFQQSTTLTAKMWPPDISGGFDWTLDVFGWKLDKDQLSIVIVCAIVIIVITSITIVFIIWYCCFCKKKNVQNSCEEEEQRSNTNIPSYSTVFLDPKTGNFIYSNRIVELFPEREGSPDHWFFNDQGEEPVSTNTVPRSASVPPAKQLQSFDPCIREIKEFISNESFDVPNLHYIDNETQNDPCHLPNALPQISEFNPHQFTSSSILENCHTCDGKSITLRTRSLPTHVRNKKRPFSTSDNLSELYAKVNFSKKRKNRMRNDEAAIIAMSKSRSQFLNNKDTDILVDNEAVIVYDERTAL; translated from the exons aTGATCTCTACACACAGTCAAACTCAGAAGAAAACACACGCGGGACTATATTTCAACAATCTACTACATTGACAGCAAAAATGTGGCCTCCT GATATTTCTGGAGGTTTTGATTGGACCTTGGATGTTTTCGGATGGAAATTAGACAAAGATCAACTGTCAATTGTTATAGTATGTGCTATTGTCATTATAGTAATTACTTCAataacaattgtatttataatttggtattgttgtttttgtaaaaaaaaaaatg tacaaaaCAGTTGTGAAGAAGAAGAACAAAGAAGTAATACTAACATACCTAG ttaTTCCACAGTATTTCTAGACCCCAAAACtggaaattttatatatagtaacCGTATTGTTGAGTTATTTCCTGAAAGAGAAGGTTCTCCTGATCATTGGTTTTTCAATGATCAAGGAGAGGAACCTGTAAGTACAAATACAGTACCACGTTCAGCTTCTGTACCACCAGCAAAACAACTTCAGTCATTT gaTCCTTGTATACGtgaaataaaagaatttattaGCAATGAATCATTTGACGTGCCTAATTTGCATTATATTGACAATGAGACCCAAAATGACCCTTGCCATTTGCCAAACGCTTTACCTCAGATCTCTGAATTTAATCCTCACCAATTCACTTCCAGTAGCA tTTTGGAAAATTGCCATACTTGTGATGGAAAATCTATAACATTACGAACGAGAAGTCTTCCAACACACGTGAGAAACAAGAAACGGCCATTCTCAACATCTGATAATTTATCAGAACTTTATGCCAag gtaAATTTCAGTAAGAAAAGGAAAAATCGCATGAGAAATGATGAAGCTGCCATAATCGCCATGAGCAAATCCAGAAGCCAGTTCCTCAACAACAAAGACACAGATATATTGGTTGACAATGAAGCAGTTATTGTTTATGATGAACGAActgctttataa